From the genome of Pelosinus fermentans DSM 17108:
AATAATGTTAAAAGCAAATACCATAGCAGCGCCGCCTACTTGACTAACAATACCTGCTAATGCCAATGGGCCAGAAATATTTGCAACTAATACTAGATAGGCAATCAGTATGGTAAATACACCCTCAACAGACTTTGCCAATAGAATCAAACAAATGGCTAGGTAACCTTTCTGTGATAAATATGCACCCATTTCAACAACTAAGATAGACCACATTCCGCCAACATTATAGCCTAATAACCCTAAAACAAGCAGCCAATTAACACTACTGAATCTCGGCATAACAATATCGAGTTTAAAATCAAAAAGAAATAATAAAATGAGCAACAAGGGAACTAATAATAATCCAATATAATTGGATAGTATTAACAAACAACGACCATAGCCAGCCGCTAATACTGAGAATAATAGTAAGCAAATGAAACCTGCACCAAGAGGAGAAATACCTGTCAAAATATGTAGGACTTGGGCGGCATAATAGCCACCTGTTAACGCACTCGCAGGAATGCATACAGATAATACCACAAATGCCAATATTCTTTTACCTTGCAATCCATATAATTCTTTCATAACAACGACTAATTCTTCCCCAGTCTTAACACCGATCCAAACCAGTATAGTAGAAAATAGCAAACCAAATATAATAAAGATATATAATGTACTAACGTATACTTCTTTATTGCCTAATATACTTGCCAAATCGGGTATGACAGCAACATGATCCCCTGCAATATGTAATATCGCTAAACAGCATATTGGTAATATCATCCACATAGATTCACCACCTCTGTGCTTATATGATATTAGATTGCTTTATCAAGGGTGAATAAAAAAAGGTTATTGCCAAGATCTTCTCCTGGCAATAACCTTTAAATATGACTCTATTCTATTTTGAACCACCAGTTTTTAACACAGCTCTTTTGCGTTCATCATACTCTTTCCAAGTAACCCAAATTGGGCTGGCATTGAAAATAGCTGAATAGGCACCACTGAGAAAACCGATTAACATTGCGAGTGAGAAATTCTTTGTTGACTCGCCGCCAAAGAAATGTAATGATCCACAAGCAAATAACACTGTCAGTAAAGTATAAAGAGTACGTGTAAATGTTTGTCCTATGCTGCGGTTAACTAGATCTTGAAATGATTCTGTCTTACGATGTGTTTTTAAATTTTCTCTGATCCGATCAAAAACAACAATCGCCTCATTCATTGAATATCCAATGACGGTTAAAATCGCTGCAACAAAAGATGAATCCATCTCGATGTGGAATAAGGAGAAAATACCTAAGACAATCATTACATCATGCAATATAGCTAAAATAGCTGAAACTGCGATCTTATACTCAAAACGATAAGAGATATAAGCAATTAATAAAGCACACACTACTGCCAAATTAAGCAGTGCTTGCTGGGTTAGCTCAGATCCCATAACAGCACCCACTTTTTCACTACGCAGAACCTCAAATGCTCCTAAACGTTTCTCCATATCTGTAAATAATATTTGACTTTCATCATTAGACAAAACATGGGTTCTAATAAATAAGTTATTTGATGTCTCCGCCTGATCCGTTGAAACTAACTGTATTACACTATTTTCTAGACGATGATCGACCAGAACTTCACGAACTTGAGCAACTGTCACTGAAGAAGCAAATTTCAAATCCAAAATCGTTCCGCCAGTAAAATCAATTCCTAAATTAAATCCCTGTAATGCCATGGAGATTAAGCCAGGAATTAGGACAATTAAAGATAATGCAAACCACCAATACCGTTTTCCAATAATATCAAATTTCATTTTTAATCACCCCTTACGCACCAAAGTATTTGCCATTTTTAGTCACATTGGCCTGCATTAACATCCTCAGTAAATAACGACTTACTGTAATTGCCGTAAACATACTGAGAATTACTCCAAGTCCAAGTGTTATAGCAAAGCCTTTGATTGGGCCAGTTCCCAGGACAAATAATACTGAAGCTGTAATCATAATGGACACATTTGAATCTAAGATTGTATTGAAAGCTCTTGAAAAGCCAGCATCAAGAGCAGCTCTTAATGTTTTACCACTGCGATATTCTTCCTTAAATCTTTCAAAAATTAATACATTTGCATCCACAGCAACCCCCATGGACAAAATAATACCAGCAATACCTGGCAATGTCATAGTTGCTTGGAGCATTTTTAAAGAGCCCACCAAAAGTAACACATAAACCAAAAGTGCAATTGTAGCAACAAAACCTGACAAACGATAAAACCCTAGCATAAATATTACGATTAAAGCAATACCAATGCTAAATGCTTTCTCACTCTTTTCCTTAGAATCTTGACCGAGTGTCGGTCCTACTGTTCTCATTTCCATAACATCTACTTTCACTGGAAGTGAACCTGACCTTAATAAAATAGCTAAATTCTGTGCTTCTTCAATTGAACGGCTGCCTGTAATAACGGCTTTTCCATTGGGGATCGGCTCATTTACTACGGGACTCGTAAGTACTTGCTTATCAAGTAAAATACTAATATGTTTACCAACATTCTTAGTAGTTAAATCAGCAAAAAGCTTACCACCTTGATCAGAAAATTCCAGAGCAACTACACTGTTTTTATTTTGTCCCATTTCAGCTTTAGCATCTTTTAGATCTTTACCTGTCATAACTGTAGTGCCGCTTTCATCCTGAAATTCCAGCAATGCTGTTTTACCTAACATCTCAATTGCTTTTTCTGGTTCTTTAATACCAGGCAGCTCTACAATGATTCTCCTATCGCCTTGTCGTTGAATAATCGGCTCAGTTAAACCAATTTCATTTACACGTTTTTCAATAATCTTAACGACCCGTCGAACAGCATCTTCATCTACTTTTGCTTCTGGAGTATCAACAGCTTCTAATACTACATGTGTACCGCCTTGCAAATCCAGACCTTGCTTAATTGAAGTAGTTAAAGGTGAAATAAAATAACTAAAACCTATTATAATCACAGCAACTACACTCAAAAACTTGGCCACATTCCCCACTCTCAAAAACGTCTCCCCCATTCTCTTCTTTAAATAAGCACAATTACAAAGCTTTTCATTTTAGCTAAAAGCCTAGTAAAAGTCAAGTTTTTCCACAGGTTTAATTATATCTGCTATGTCATAAAAATGTCAACGTAATGCCAGCACATCATTATAGCAGCTGGTTGTTGTTAATGACTAAGCTAAATTGGCAATTTAAAAAATCTGCCGCCCTCCGACACATAATCATTCGAGCTAAAAAAATTTCAAAATATTCCATGACTGGACAAATATTAGTATCAATGACGATTTCCAAAGCAATTCTGCGCAAATGTTTGTCAACTACCAATTTACTACTATTAGCAGCATAATTTACTCTATCATGTATTTCAAATGTAGCGAAATCCTTATTCGTCACTCTGCTGCGGTGTACATCTGACTTATCTGCCAATATTAATGCAGCGGCCACTGGATTAATTGCATTGCCTCTTTCTTCTTCATGATTTCCAATTGCTGAAATAACTAAAGCAATTTCTTCTGGCGGCATTCCTAATCGTGAGATTACATTATAAGCCATGACAGCACCTGTACCACCATGATTGTAGCGATTAATCATATTTCCAATATCATGTATATATCCGGCTACTGCTGCCAATTGACATTCTCGTTTTTCATAGCCCAAATCCTCTAACACATGATAAGCCCGATCGGATATGATTGATGCATGACGCTTACCATGCTCTGTAAAGCCTAGACGACCAAGATACTCTGTACTGCAAGCAAGATATACAGATATTTCATGATCTTTCTTTAGGTCTTCCACAGTTATTATTGACATGAGAATTTCCCCCCAGTATACTCTAGCATTCATCAAACAGCATTTTCATTACGTAAGTCACTTTCGAGGTTTGCCATTCATACATAACATGCTACAACATACTTACTCTGTCTGTACCCTAAAGTGCGTTATATTGTTGATCTATTCAAACTACAGTATTAGATCCTTAGGGTATAACTTGGTATTCATTTTTTATATTATGCACTTTTTCACTTTCAGATATGCCCTTTACTAGATATATGATAAATTCCTTTTTTCGTCGTTTACAAATAAACAAGCATAATCTCTGACTGCACAAAATATAACAGTGGCAGAAATACCACTATGTGGTCCTTCTGCCACTGTTATATTTCTTATCTCGTCTGAAATGCCATTATTGATAACTGTATCGTTACACTATCCATTAATTGTATCACATTTTATAATTTCATCTTCATTCAACAAAAAATGTACAGGCATATCATAATCCTTATGCGGAATACTTTCTATAATGTGTGAAGACCATATAGCACCAATCAATATGGCCTGAGGAGCCTGAGGAATAAAGCGGTCATAGTATCCAGCACCCATTCCTAATCGATTACCAGAACGATCAAATCCTACTCCTGGAACAATTATTAAATCAATTAACTCTGGATTCATTATCGTTAGATTTTCAGGATCAGGCACTAACAAATTAAAACGCCCTTTGACTAATGTATTCCAATTATCAATTACAGCAGCATCCATCACACCGAATTCTTTTCTCATATGTGGCACACAAACCGTTTTTCCCTGTGACCAAGAGCCCTCAATTATTTTTACCATCTGTGGTTCATCAAACATAGACAAAAACGACATTATAACCTTCGCTTGTTGATAATATGGCCACGCAAATAAATGTTTAGCCATATTATCACTTTGAGCAGCAATCATGTCTTTATCTAGTGTACGTCTTCTTAATAATAATTCTGTTCGTAAATTAGTCTTGTTATGACTATTATGTTTCATATTACTACCTTACCTTATTATCCAGCAAACGCAGAAAAAGCCATAACTTCTATCCGTTCTTAGGATCATTTTGGTATGATTGGATTGCCGAGCGTAAAAAATCGATTTCAACTTTTTCTGAAACTTTTAAAGTCACTTTTTTAGCATCTAAAGCTATAATCGTACCATACATACCACCTGCAGCAATTACACGATCACCTTTTTTTAAGTTATTTAACATTTCTGCACGCTGTTGCTGTTGTTTCTTTTGAGGACGATACAATATAAAATAAAAAACTAGCGCCATCAAAACAATTGGCCCATAAGCCGCTAGTGTCTGCATCATCTCTTGCGATAATTCTGGCATATAATTCACCCCCTTATTTTTATATTACTAGTATTATATTCCACATCAAGTATTTAAATCCTCTTTATCGATTATATTGTGCCAAGAACTCTTGCCTGAAATCTAGAAAACGCTCTTCTATAATAGCTGTACGCATCTTACTCATAAAGTTTAATAAAAAGTGTAAATTATGAATGGTTGTAAGTCTTAAGCCAAAGATTTCATCGGTTTTAAATAAATGCCGAATGTAAGCTCTTGAGAAATTCCGACAAGCGTAACAACTGCATTTGTCATCAAGGGGCCTGAAATCCCTTGCATATTCAGCATTCTTAACAACAAGTCGTCCCCAATTGGTCATAACGGTACCATTGCGAGCTACTCGAGTAGGAAACACACAATCAAACATGTCAATACCATGCATAACCCCTTCTACCAAGCAGTCGGGCGTTCCAACCCCCATTAAATAACGAGGCTTTCTTTCAGGTAATAACGGTACTGTATGCTCTAGCATTTCATACATTAACGTTTTAGGTTCACCAACACTTAAACCACCAACAGCATAGCCAGGAAAATCCAGGGAAACCAAATCGTTAGCACTCATAGTTCTTAGATCCTTGTACATACCACCTTGTACAATACCAAATAAGGCTTGGTCGGCTCTAGTGTGAGTCTGTCTACACCGCTCAGCCCAGCGTGTAGTTCGTTCCGTAGATTTTCGGGCATAATCATGCTCGGCGGGAAATGGCACGCATTCATCAAAAGCCATAATAATATCAGATCCTAATGCCATTTGCACCTTGGTGGCCTTCTCTGGAGATAAAAAATGTTTGGATCCATCAATATGAGAACGAAAAGTGACACCTTCTTCAGTAATTTTACGTAATGCCCCTAAACTAAAGACTTGAAATCCACCACTATCTGTTAAGATTCCTCGATCCCAATTCATAAATTTATGTAAACCACCCGCTTCTGCCACTAATTCATGCCCAGGTCTTAGATATAAGTGATAGGTATTACTTAGAATGATTCCGGCTCCCATATCCTTTAATTCATCAGGTGACATTGCCTTTACAGTCGCTTGCGTACCAACAGGCATAAAAATAGGTGTGTCAAAGGTGCCGTGAGGTGTATGCAAGCGTCCTGCTCGCGCTCCTGTTTTTGAACATTTTTTAACTAATTCGTACGTTACTGACATTTTAATCCCCCTAGATTCCATTAAAAATGATTCTTATCCTAACCAAAAAAATAGTTTACTAAAATCCGCAAAAATACAATGCCACTTTCGTGGCAAAGGTAAAACAAGTTTATTTTATATAATTAACATGGCATCGCCAAAACTAAAGAATTTATACCCTTGCTCAACGGCTTCCTTATACGCAGCAAAAACATTTTGCTGTCCAGCTAAGGCACTAATTAACATTAGCAAAGTAGACTTTGGTAAATGAAAGTTAGTCACAGCAGCATCAACTATTTTAAATGTATAACCTGGATAAATAAAAATTTCAGTCCAGCCGCTTTTAGCTTCCAATATGCCATTTATCGTAGCTGTCTCCAATGTTCGTATTGCTGTAGTACCGACTGCTATAATTCTACCACCCTCCTGCTTTGTTCTATTAATCAGTTCTGCCGTCTCAGGCAATACTGAATAATATTCCCGGTGCATTACATGATCGGTAATATTATCGGTATTCACCGGGCGAAAAGTGCCTAAACCAACATGTAGGGTCACAAATGCCAGATGAATTCCCTTTTCTTCTATGCGTTTCATTAAATCCATCGTAAAATGCAAACCTGCCGTTGGCGCAGCTGCCGATCCCCGTTCACGAGCATATACGGTTTGATATCGTTCTTTATCGGCTAATTGCTCTGTGATATAAGGAGGTAAGGGCGTTTCTCCCAGCTCGTCCAATATTTCTTCAAAAATACCTTCATACCTAAAGCGCACAATACGACCGCCAAAATCCGTCGATTCGAGTATTTCACAAGACAACCGATCACTAAAGACAATGATCGCACCAGGCCTAGCCTTCTTACCCGGTTTCACCAATGCCTCCCAATCACTTTCTGATTTACGATTTAATAAGAAAACTTCTACTTTACCACCGGTCTCGGACTTAGCACCAATTAACCTAGCTGGAATTACTCTAGTATCATTAAAAACAAGAGTATCACCTGCATTTAGGTATTGTAGCAAATCAAAAAAATAGTGGTGTGAAATAGCACCTGTATTTTTATCCAGCATTAATAAGCGAGAATGATCACGAGGCTCACAAGGATGTTGAGCAATTAACTCTTCTGGTAAAAAATAATCAAATTCAGATAACAACATACTAACTAGACTCCTTTAGGTAACTTTTTAACCTCAACACCTTGATAATAGTGTTTCAATATCTCTTTAAAATATGTAGGGTCATCCTGAGGACCTTTCTCTGCCATAGCCTTGGCTCCCCATTGAGATAAACCAATGCCGTGCCCCCAGCCAAACCCTGAAATTGAAATGATTTCATTTGGTCGACCGCTAATACGATGTATATCTTCCTTATCTGTAAAATATCCTTTTTCACTTGTTGACGGCAAATTTATTTCAACTTTCTTATTGCCCACATTACCTATACCATCAGAAATTTCGAATTCAATACTTCTTTGTACCGGCAGCATGATATGAACATCAAACAAGGAACTCTTTAAAGACAATATTGTACGCAGCTTTTCACCAGTCAACTGAACAGTTCCATTCGTGCCAATAAAGCGTATATTCTTCACTCTTCCGGAAACGCCTCGGTCAGTAGTATCTATCGGCTGAGCAGCAAGGGGCGAAATGCCAATTGCTTTTATAGTCCCAATATTATATCCAGCTTTAGATAATAATTCTCTTAATTCATTAGGTGTGAGCTGTTTTTCCCAATTATAATGAGGTGAACCTTGATCATAATCGACTACACCGCGTAAATATGGCAGATAGGTCCCCCATATATTTTCACTATTTTCTGTGTAACCACCAGAACTGCTATGAAAATAAGCAGGAATAAGCTTGCCTTTATACAAGATCACTTGGTCTACAGTATCATCTACTGCCTTTATACCCCGAAGGACTTCTCCTTCACGACCGCCATAAACTTGACAATCCGTTGTAGCACAAACATCATAGCCATCACTCTGATGTTTATTTCTGCTATAAAAAGCATATGTACGAGCTGCTACAGCTTGAGCCTTAACGGCTTCCAAAGACCAAATTGGAGAAATTTCTTTTGCGATGACACCATATAAATATTTTTCAACCGATAGTATATTAACAACTGTCATTCCACTCTTTCCATTGGTAATATGAATGTTAATATCACCTCGATATTTTTTATTATTAACCTCAATAGAATATGCATCATCATTTTTTAATTTTAAGAGACTTAGCTTAGCAGCATCTATTTTTTTCCCATTTAAGATAAATTCATTTCCATTATAAGCAATTGTCGCTTTTTCATTAGCAGAGAACCGCCCCAATGTTTGATTTTTATCAACATTGACTATTTTATAATCAACATCTGCCGATACTAGAATATTACGCTGATTTGACCAAATACCAACTCGAATAGTGTTTTCCGGAGCCTGTGCATACACAGTGCCTACCAAAAAGAGCATACAAGATAAGAATCCTAATAAAATTGTAGCAAATTTGCAATTCAAAATAGCACTCCTTTCAGCTTATAATAAATTACCTTGTTCATCTGCCTTATATACTATGCCTAAATGCTCATATGCTTTCTGTGTAGCAACTCTCCCTCGAGGAGTTCGCTGCAAAAAACCCATTTGTAACAAAAAAGGTTCATAGACATCTTCAATAGTATCATTTTCCTCACTAATAATAGCAGCTAACGTATCAAGACCGACTGGACCACCTTTAAAATTCTGTATGATTGCTGACAGCATATTACGGTCTGTTTTATCAAGTCCACATTTATCAACTTCTAACATTGCCAATGCTTTATCAGCTGTAACGTCAGTAATGATTCCATTTCCAGCAACTTGAGCATAATCTCTTACCCTTTTTAGTAAACGATTTGCAATTCGTGGTGTTCCTCTAGACCGCTTTGCAATTTCATAAGCTCCACCAGTTTCAATTTCTACATTTAGTACTTCTGCAGTACGATTCACAATACAAGCTAATTCTTCAGGTCGATAATATTCCAGCCTTGAAATTACGCCAAACCGATCACGCAAAGGAGCAGCTAACGCTCCCGCACGAGTCGTTGCGCCAATCAGTGTAAAAGGTGCCAAATCCAAACGAATGGATCTAGCGCTAGGTCCTTTGCCAATAATAATATCTAAAGCATAGTCTTCCATAGCAGAATATAAGACTTCTTCAACATGTCTTGATAAACGATGGATTTCATCAATAAATAAAACATCTTTTTCCCCTAAGTTTGTAAGCAATGCTGCCAGATCTCCTGCCCGTTCAATCGCCGGACCAGATGTTACACGAAAATTTACACCTAACTCATTAGCTATAATAGCTGCTAACGTAGTTTTTCCTAAGCCAGGCGGTCCATATAATAAAACATGATCTAATGCTTCCTCTCGGGAAAGAGCAGCCTGTACAAATATAGAAAGATTATTTTTCACTTTATCTTGACCTATGTATTCATTTAAACGACGTGGTCTAAGACTATATTCCCACGTATCAGCATCCTGTTCATTACCAGCGATAATTCGTTCTTCCACGATTATCTATTCCCTCCCACAAATTCCCTGAGTGCTAACTTTAACAGTT
Proteins encoded in this window:
- the ruvB gene encoding Holliday junction branch migration DNA helicase RuvB yields the protein MEERIIAGNEQDADTWEYSLRPRRLNEYIGQDKVKNNLSIFVQAALSREEALDHVLLYGPPGLGKTTLAAIIANELGVNFRVTSGPAIERAGDLAALLTNLGEKDVLFIDEIHRLSRHVEEVLYSAMEDYALDIIIGKGPSARSIRLDLAPFTLIGATTRAGALAAPLRDRFGVISRLEYYRPEELACIVNRTAEVLNVEIETGGAYEIAKRSRGTPRIANRLLKRVRDYAQVAGNGIITDVTADKALAMLEVDKCGLDKTDRNMLSAIIQNFKGGPVGLDTLAAIISEENDTIEDVYEPFLLQMGFLQRTPRGRVATQKAYEHLGIVYKADEQGNLL
- the secF gene encoding protein translocase subunit SecF, encoding MKFDIIGKRYWWFALSLIVLIPGLISMALQGFNLGIDFTGGTILDLKFASSVTVAQVREVLVDHRLENSVIQLVSTDQAETSNNLFIRTHVLSNDESQILFTDMEKRLGAFEVLRSEKVGAVMGSELTQQALLNLAVVCALLIAYISYRFEYKIAVSAILAILHDVMIVLGIFSLFHIEMDSSFVAAILTVIGYSMNEAIVVFDRIRENLKTHRKTESFQDLVNRSIGQTFTRTLYTLLTVLFACGSLHFFGGESTKNFSLAMLIGFLSGAYSAIFNASPIWVTWKEYDERKRAVLKTGGSK
- a CDS encoding HD domain-containing protein; the encoded protein is MSIITVEDLKKDHEISVYLACSTEYLGRLGFTEHGKRHASIISDRAYHVLEDLGYEKRECQLAAVAGYIHDIGNMINRYNHGGTGAVMAYNVISRLGMPPEEIALVISAIGNHEEERGNAINPVAAALILADKSDVHRSRVTNKDFATFEIHDRVNYAANSSKLVVDKHLRRIALEIVIDTNICPVMEYFEIFLARMIMCRRAADFLNCQFSLVINNNQLL
- the yajC gene encoding preprotein translocase subunit YajC — translated: MPELSQEMMQTLAAYGPIVLMALVFYFILYRPQKKQQQQRAEMLNNLKKGDRVIAAGGMYGTIIALDAKKVTLKVSEKVEIDFLRSAIQSYQNDPKNG
- a CDS encoding SpoIID/LytB domain-containing protein; protein product: MNCKFATILLGFLSCMLFLVGTVYAQAPENTIRVGIWSNQRNILVSADVDYKIVNVDKNQTLGRFSANEKATIAYNGNEFILNGKKIDAAKLSLLKLKNDDAYSIEVNNKKYRGDINIHITNGKSGMTVVNILSVEKYLYGVIAKEISPIWSLEAVKAQAVAARTYAFYSRNKHQSDGYDVCATTDCQVYGGREGEVLRGIKAVDDTVDQVILYKGKLIPAYFHSSSGGYTENSENIWGTYLPYLRGVVDYDQGSPHYNWEKQLTPNELRELLSKAGYNIGTIKAIGISPLAAQPIDTTDRGVSGRVKNIRFIGTNGTVQLTGEKLRTILSLKSSLFDVHIMLPVQRSIEFEISDGIGNVGNKKVEINLPSTSEKGYFTDKEDIHRISGRPNEIISISGFGWGHGIGLSQWGAKAMAEKGPQDDPTYFKEILKHYYQGVEVKKLPKGV
- a CDS encoding 5-formyltetrahydrofolate cyclo-ligase, coding for MKHNSHNKTNLRTELLLRRRTLDKDMIAAQSDNMAKHLFAWPYYQQAKVIMSFLSMFDEPQMVKIIEGSWSQGKTVCVPHMRKEFGVMDAAVIDNWNTLVKGRFNLLVPDPENLTIMNPELIDLIIVPGVGFDRSGNRLGMGAGYYDRFIPQAPQAILIGAIWSSHIIESIPHKDYDMPVHFLLNEDEIIKCDTING
- the tgt gene encoding tRNA guanosine(34) transglycosylase Tgt produces the protein MSVTYELVKKCSKTGARAGRLHTPHGTFDTPIFMPVGTQATVKAMSPDELKDMGAGIILSNTYHLYLRPGHELVAEAGGLHKFMNWDRGILTDSGGFQVFSLGALRKITEEGVTFRSHIDGSKHFLSPEKATKVQMALGSDIIMAFDECVPFPAEHDYARKSTERTTRWAERCRQTHTRADQALFGIVQGGMYKDLRTMSANDLVSLDFPGYAVGGLSVGEPKTLMYEMLEHTVPLLPERKPRYLMGVGTPDCLVEGVMHGIDMFDCVFPTRVARNGTVMTNWGRLVVKNAEYARDFRPLDDKCSCYACRNFSRAYIRHLFKTDEIFGLRLTTIHNLHFLLNFMSKMRTAIIEERFLDFRQEFLAQYNR
- the queA gene encoding tRNA preQ1(34) S-adenosylmethionine ribosyltransferase-isomerase QueA, whose product is MLLSEFDYFLPEELIAQHPCEPRDHSRLLMLDKNTGAISHHYFFDLLQYLNAGDTLVFNDTRVIPARLIGAKSETGGKVEVFLLNRKSESDWEALVKPGKKARPGAIIVFSDRLSCEILESTDFGGRIVRFRYEGIFEEILDELGETPLPPYITEQLADKERYQTVYARERGSAAAPTAGLHFTMDLMKRIEEKGIHLAFVTLHVGLGTFRPVNTDNITDHVMHREYYSVLPETAELINRTKQEGGRIIAVGTTAIRTLETATINGILEAKSGWTEIFIYPGYTFKIVDAAVTNFHLPKSTLLMLISALAGQQNVFAAYKEAVEQGYKFFSFGDAMLII
- the secD gene encoding protein translocase subunit SecD yields the protein MRVGNVAKFLSVVAVIIIGFSYFISPLTTSIKQGLDLQGGTHVVLEAVDTPEAKVDEDAVRRVVKIIEKRVNEIGLTEPIIQRQGDRRIIVELPGIKEPEKAIEMLGKTALLEFQDESGTTVMTGKDLKDAKAEMGQNKNSVVALEFSDQGGKLFADLTTKNVGKHISILLDKQVLTSPVVNEPIPNGKAVITGSRSIEEAQNLAILLRSGSLPVKVDVMEMRTVGPTLGQDSKEKSEKAFSIGIALIVIFMLGFYRLSGFVATIALLVYVLLLVGSLKMLQATMTLPGIAGIILSMGVAVDANVLIFERFKEEYRSGKTLRAALDAGFSRAFNTILDSNVSIMITASVLFVLGTGPIKGFAITLGLGVILSMFTAITVSRYLLRMLMQANVTKNGKYFGA